From one Candidatus Chlorobium masyuteum genomic stretch:
- a CDS encoding phage holin family protein has protein sequence MMNHEGGKHKESTQVTRKNTGIHKLLNETAVSTYEDVIDIVEAKIELVKIELTDKISLLSAVVILSVVLLIGLAYLITTLALLAGELLGHTWLGYLLVSLIFLSCFLFFAKIKPLLLRNMIQNILLSVHDYKK, from the coding sequence ATGATGAACCATGAGGGAGGAAAGCATAAAGAGAGCACGCAGGTGACGCGCAAAAACACCGGAATACATAAGCTCCTGAATGAGACGGCAGTGTCGACGTATGAAGATGTCATTGATATTGTCGAGGCAAAAATTGAACTGGTCAAGATTGAACTGACCGATAAAATTTCGCTGCTCTCCGCTGTTGTCATTCTCAGCGTCGTGCTGCTGATCGGCCTTGCCTATCTGATCACAACCCTGGCTCTCCTGGCAGGCGAACTACTCGGGCATACCTGGCTGGGCTATCTGCTGGTAAGCCTTATTTTCCTTTCATGCTTTCTGTTTTTTGCAAAAATCAAGCCTCTGCTTTTAAGAAACATGATCCAGAATATTCTCCTATCGGTCCATGACTACAAAAAATGA